The genomic segment AACGACAAGTCTGGAGCAAAGCTACAACGATAATTCTACACTGAACCAAATTTTGAAATCCGAGCAGGATAAAAATAATGTTTTTGAGGCAAAGATTAACGAAGTTTCGCTGGTGGTCGGAAGTTTACAGAAATTGAGCGCGACCGATCCGGAATTACTCAAGAAATATTCCAAAGTATATTTTTTGAGTGAAAATTACAGCCCCGCCCAACTCTCCAGCATAGCGCCACAGTTTTTGTATGAGCAAAGCAGGCCACAACTTATTCACTCCGGAGTCTTACCCAATCTACAAAAGCTATTGGAGGCAGCGGACCAAAACGGCAACAAACTACAAATTATTTCCGGCTATCGGTCATTTTATGATCAGGAGGCGCTTAAGTCGGGTTATAAAGTAACCTACGGCTCGGGAGCGAATCAATTTTCGGCCGACCAAGGCTACTCGGAGCACCAACTCGGCACTGCCGTCGACTTCACTACTCCGGAATTGAAAAGCAATTTCCCTGCATTCGAGAAGTCCCTCGCTTTCCAGTGGCTAAGCAACAACGCCCACAGATTTGGCTTTGTGCTTTCTTATCCGAAAGGTAATACCTATTATCAATCCGAGCCCTGGCACTGGCGCTTCGTGGGAGTCGCATTGGCAACTTATCTCCACGACCAGAATAAACGTTTTTATGATTTAGACCAGCGGGAAATAGATGGGTATCGCATAACTATTTTTAACTAGGACGGCGCTTGCAAAAGGCAAGAAAATATATTATTATATATCCAGTTCGTTTCATTAGTACTTCAACCCCAATCAAGGAGGCTGGATGCCTGAGCCGGAACCGTTTGATGTGCGCACTCTTCCAATCTCGGCAATCGTAACTGTCGGGAAAAGACATTATTTTTCCGGTCAACTGGGTCTTTTAGAGGGAAAACTTGTTAAGGGCGGGATTCAGGCTGAACTAAAACAGATTTTCCTGAACATCGAAACCCTCCTGAAACATCACGAGGCCAAGATGAGCGCGATTTTCAAAACGACCGTCTACCTTACGGATATGAACGACTTTGTGGTTATGAATGAAGCCTTCAGGGAAGCATTCCGTGACAGCCCCGAATGGCCGACCAGAACTACGGTTGGCGTCGCCTCTCTGCCGCTGGGAGCAAAAGTGGAAATCGAGGTGATTGCCATCGCTAAACCCCACGAACCCAGCGCTGCAAAACTGCGCGAGAAGCAAGCGCACGATAAAGGGGGAAAACATTGAGCCGATCCTGGGACTGGACTTGCGGTGCATGCGCGGACGGCGAAGAAGATTCCTGCGAGCGGCCGGAGCATTGCTCCAAATCTCTCGAAAAGAAAAGGGAAGCAGCCGAAGCGCTATTTGACCGCCTAAAAGAAGAAGGAAAACTCCCGCCCAAGTAGGGCGGTTTTTTTATAAATAAGATATAATAGAAACAGCTCATTTCATCAGGAGTAAGTATGGAATCGGAACCGCGTCCCGGAATTTACCGACACTTCAAAGGCGGGAAATACCTGGTGTTCTGGGTATCCACAGACGTAGAAAGCGGCGAACAAGGCGTGGAATACTCCTCGCTCTATGGACCACACGTAGGCAAACACGCCCGTCGTCCTTTGAAAAACTTTCTGGAAGAAGTGGACCGCCCCGAGCTGAACTACAAAGGCCCGAGGTTTCGCTCCATGGAGTCATTCGAAAAGATGGTGACCAACTTAAAGCTGCTCCTTCCAAAAATCTGCGGCCGGGAAACATCTGCAGATCCGGGCGATGGCAGCGAAGCAAATCCGCTCTGGGGTCATTGCGCAGTGGTCGCCCTGCTGACGCAGGACTTATTTGGTGGAGAACTACTTAGAGCATCACTTGATGGAACTCCATTCGCCGATATGCGCTCGCATTATTGGAACCAATTGCCCGGCGGGATGGAGTTAGACCTAACGGCACCTCAA from the bacterium genome contains:
- a CDS encoding D-alanyl-D-alanine carboxypeptidase family protein, producing the protein MKASSIKFIILAATAVVASGTGGYGYWRLNKGNEQLQEQIAALEQQLAVATTSLEQSYNDNSTLNQILKSEQDKNNVFEAKINEVSLVVGSLQKLSATDPELLKKYSKVYFLSENYSPAQLSSIAPQFLYEQSRPQLIHSGVLPNLQKLLEAADQNGNKLQIISGYRSFYDQEALKSGYKVTYGSGANQFSADQGYSEHQLGTAVDFTTPELKSNFPAFEKSLAFQWLSNNAHRFGFVLSYPKGNTYYQSEPWHWRFVGVALATYLHDQNKRFYDLDQREIDGYRITIFN
- a CDS encoding RidA family protein, with the protein product MPEPEPFDVRTLPISAIVTVGKRHYFSGQLGLLEGKLVKGGIQAELKQIFLNIETLLKHHEAKMSAIFKTTVYLTDMNDFVVMNEAFREAFRDSPEWPTRTTVGVASLPLGAKVEIEVIAIAKPHEPSAAKLREKQAHDKGGKH
- a CDS encoding DUF1653 domain-containing protein; protein product: MESEPRPGIYRHFKGGKYLVFWVSTDVESGEQGVEYSSLYGPHVGKHARRPLKNFLEEVDRPELNYKGPRFRSMESFEKMVTNLKLLLPKICGRETSADPGDGSEANPLWGHCAVVALLTQDLFGGELLRASLDGTPFADMRSHYWNQLPGGMELDLTAPQFGDNYPIGLQPETRTRSYVLSNPDTKARYELLKQKFTKAKPPE